From the Octopus sinensis unplaced genomic scaffold, ASM634580v1 Contig00262, whole genome shotgun sequence genome, the window GTGTCAAATTTAATTTAGCGATCGAATAAAACCACATTCTTCCTGGATTTTGCAATATTTGAGCGAATTCATTATTCCATctattacaaataatttaccgaCGCCTTTTGATGAAAAACAGCCTTACAGAATGTATAATTTCTCATCCGTGCTTTATAGTAAGTGCATTTTTGGTTATAAGCCTGATTGGTTTACTGCTAAATGTAAATGTCAGTAAGACTAAATTTATGACGTCTGctaataatggaattaaaaattaggAATGAGAAATAGATAATCGCGATAATGTTGTCTTTCTTGGATGGCTAATTAATCGAATGGTGACAAAGGCTTGGAAATCAAAAAGCAAATTGCCATAGGACAGTGTacttttctgaaaataaacattatatggAAAAGCAGAGATATTTGCTTAAGGACCAAATGCAGACTGATAATGTAATTGTGTTTCTGGTTTTTCTATAAGGTGCTGAAATATGATACAGATAGACAAAAAAATAATGCTTTTGAAATTTAGTATTGGAGGAGTTTACTTTGGACATTCAAAATAACAAACATCTATGGAGTTTACTTTAAGAAAAAGTCGTAAAACACAGCTTGACGTTTTTTGAACAGGTCGCCCGCTTTAATTCACTGTAAAGAACTATTATTCCGAGCAAAATTACTGGGAAGAGAAGTCCCAGCCGACCGAAGGCTCGATTGCTATCAACGGTAGAAAACGTCACGAGATTGCCTTTATTAAGGCTTGAGAATGATCGGAAGGGGTGGAAAAGATTTGCTTATAAGATCTCCAAAGCGTCGGACACGACTTAATTAGATAACCTAATCTAtcctaattaaataataattaatgtccCAAATAAACTTTTGGTATCTCAAATCAATTCTCCGTTGTATTAGGGTAAGCAACTTTTGAAATAATCACATGAATGTTgacttaaataattatttcaaattatcaAATAGTAACTAGTGACTCCGAATCTGTATTTTTGGATTTTTAAATATGGAACCAGGATTCAAGAATCAAGCCGACAATTTAACCTTTGACTGCTGGTTTGTGTCCTCAAACCCGCAATCATCAAAAAATCTTAGCATTAGGATAATCAGCAAGTCTCCAAATGAACCAGTCGACTGCCTATTTTCATCATCACTGAAAATTAAgtgtaaagtaatatatattaacaaataaagttcaataaatatattgattaaatgTCTAACCAATGTGTTATTCacaataaaatatgatttttaactATAATCagatctgtatgtgtgtagtgcCCTTCGTTTCCTGCATGTAGATGCCTTGGCAAGTCTACAGAGTTTAAAATCTCTGTAAAAATCTTATTTTAACATTAAAGTTACATgccaaaaaatttcatttttcagtCCCCCAAAATCAGTCGTATTCTAGAAATTtcgtattttaaaatattcactgtGTAGTATTTATGGATTTAATAAAATGTGCATATTTAATAACGCGTCCCAACCCACAATATATACTTAAAACATTCTCATATAAGGATtactaaaatgatgataatgagagatTCGACGGGTGTCTTATTAACTGACAAACTTGTGAGAATAAATGCAAGTCCATCTTACGAGGTATTACTAGTAATAGAGGAGGCATATGGTGGGTTAGTTTACTAACAGTAAATTGCAACCTATGCCGGGCATCAAACAATTTTTTATGCAGAAAAGATTGTACTTAATTTAATATTAGGATGTCAATAATTAACTAACTTGATAATTCACTCGaatatttcctttttccttttcttatctCTAATTAGTGTTAAATGGActagtaaaaattaaaattgcaaTTAACTTATTTGAGTGGAATTGTTTAGATACGTCCGAGAATTTTTGGAAAGCGTTATCTGCTACCGATCCGAGCACCGGTATCCTGCCAAACGAGTCTGTTAGGATTGATGGGTGTTACCGTTGAGTTGACTCTTAGGGCTTCGACTATTTTCTTATCTGCATACAGTCGGGCCAAAAAGTCATGAAACGCTTCCATTATTATTAGCCTTATAACGAGAGCCTCGAATAGGCAGCAAACATATTTTTAGCGGAAAGTCCCCAAGTTCCGGCATTATATAGAAGTATTGGCTTCACTAGTGAATTGTATAGTCGTATCCGTGTTTTTGTGCTGAGTCCTTTGCGTTTTAGCCAATTTTCCTTTAAGCTGCGTAGTGCACTGTCTGCATGTGTTTTTTGCATAATCACGTCTTGTTCGTCTCCCAATAGAGATCCgagtttctttacttttctccAATGTTCGTCCAGCTTAGACTTCTGTCTTGCTAGTTCAGTAAATTCTGTTTTCTCCAAATTTACATTGAGGAACTACTCAGCAAGTCTATTTGGCATCACCTTTCGGAAGAAATAAAATctacgtcatccgcgtatgccaCCACATTGATCCGTTTCCTTCATCTATGGGTACACACGATATCAGAAGTCGATCTTCCTTCCCGAAATCCGTTGTGAAAAGCGGATATAAATAGTTCGATGCGAGTTTTTATTCTTTCTAGCGTAATGATTGCAAGAACTTTTCGTATTCTATTCATAAAAATTACTGGCCTcagatttttttacttttcccttagCTTTGTTCGGTTTTTGGACAGGGACCAGTATCACTCGTCCAATGGGTAAATGGTTGTTTCTTTTAAACATTCCGTTGAAGAGGTCCGCAATGAGGACATTTAGCTTTTCACTTCCATATTTGAGTAGCTCTGGTCCTAGTCCGTCTGGTCCTgggcttttattgtttttaagctTAGCATATGCTCTTTGCACTTCTGCAGAAGTTATTTCCAACTCCAATTTCATGGGATGCCCGATATATCCATAAATTCCTTTGCTGTTGGATCTAAACAGTTTCTCCAAGTGGCCGGCGATTAGTCCTGCTAATTCTGTGGAATCTGcaattcgtcttttatttttgtcatttatgATTAGTGcttgtctgtgtttacgtcctcgtaataaTCTGATCGCCTCATAATATCTTACATTGTCTTTCAAGGCTTCTCTGGCCTTGATCTGTATCTCAGCTTCCTTCCTTGACATATAGGACACGGACTTCTTGATCTTCTTCTTAATATTCGATCTTTCCCGACCAAGTTTTTCTTTGATGTGCTTGTCCTCCGTATTTTAATATTGTAGTCAAATAGATTTTTGTTTCTTCACAAGGAGCGATATCTCAGTTGTTCCATTTGGTGATGTGGTAATCATTTCTGTATCCATGAGCTGTTTCTCCGCTGCTCCTCGTATTGATTCTTGGATTTGTCCCCAGAGTTTGGGGAATGGTTGATTTGTTTCCACACTTCCCAAATACGTATCAAGTTATCTCCCTTTTGTTGTATTGAGAGTCCATTTAGGTCGAGTTTTCTTTTCCTAAGGATATCCTGCCTCcctttgatatttgttttgtttttgtttagatgTTTATTCAGTGATATTCTTGCAATGACCATTTTGTGGTCACTGTCAATGTTTGACCCACTATATGATCTTGCGTCAGTGAAAAGAGCTTTGTCTTTAGATCGACAGATTATATAATCTATCtggttataaatatttataaattcgcCGGATAAATTCTTCCTAAACCCAGCCCAAGTAGTTTTGTGTCTTGCAGGGTGCATGAATGCAGTGTTGCAAATGACCGTTTGCCTGACAAAAATCGGCAAGTAATCTTCCTGCCACGTTCCTCATTCCCATCCCGTGTTTTCCCATAAAGGTTTCATCCGGCTTTCTTCGTAATCCCACTTTGGCGTTAAGGTCGCCAGCAATGACGAGTGATTGACGAGTGAACAAGTTCAGAATAAGCTTCAGACAGGCAAGAGTAGAACAAGTCTATCTCAGTGGGGTCTTTTTCAATCCATCCACTGTGGGGTGGGTATACGTTTATAATGGATAGTAAGCTTTTAGATAGGCAAAGCTTATTCATGCTAATCTGAAGTACACAAATCCGATCATTTATGCTTCAACCATAGGTTtcaattcctttttattacaaaTCCTTGGCCAAAGTGTCTGCATTCACTTCGGAATGAGATGAAGTGATAGCCCGACAGTTCCTCTTAATTCCCCATGCAGTTTTGTCTCGTGTAAACATCCAAGAGAGACTGTATCTTTACAGATCTTTgcacaatgtttttcttttccaagATTTAGCGATTCCTTTAACATTAAACGAGAGTAGCAAAAAAGGTGTTAGTTTCCTGTGCTTTTTAGACTCTATCTTTAAAAAACCACATCACAAGTTCAAATAAAAAGACGACATAATGTTAATTAATCAAGGACAGAGGAAATGATCTTcacttgttctttattttttgtttctcttcgAAAATACTATTAAATACTGTAGTTTAAAAGAGAAATTAgaaatttaagatattttatattaattgttaaaAAATTAGACTAACTTAAGTAATTTATATCACAATAATCAGGGATTTTTCCCGACagtataatgaatatatttatttaataattcaaaTTAACTCACTCTAGTTGTGATGCggcaaaataaattttttgacaCGTTGCAAGGAACTAGTTTCAAAGGCACGTCTAATTCCGtactaaataaacattaaaataattacaagGAAGAACTGGAATCTCGAATTCTTGGATTTCAAAACCAAAAACTCTCCGAGGCCCTCAAATATGCCAAAAATCAAGACTTTAGACAAAAAAGCAAAATCGCTGTTTTTGCAGAAAGAAGAGAAACCGATGAGGCACTTTTTGCACTTATAAACCGACATTGGAACCAAGTTAATCCCACTTAGTCACACTTAGCACAATATTGAAGTACGCAGCCTCATTGAACATTATAACTGTGATTCCTTCGAGAATATTCCACCGGATGGTACCCATCTGCTTTTAGTTGTAGAAACTGAATCACTCAAAGTGTTTCAGAGAAAAATATCGACAATGGAGACTGAAGAACTCGAGAAGGAATTTCAAAGGCGTGTTGAATATTCGAATACTTTAATGCTTATCCTTCATCAGGTCTTCGAAGGGTTTCCTATATATATCAAAGATCATAGACTGGTGACTAAACTGGACAAATTAACCACGTTTTACAACACTCTTAAAGAATCCCCCGACAGTGCTATTCAAGAGAACCTTAAACTTCTCTCAGCTGATTTGGTCACACAACTTACTAATGAAAATGTCTGTCTAAACAACCAACTGAtcaaagtaaacaaacaaaacagtggACTATTCTATAAGGTTAATCCTACTGAGTTATTACGTAATAGCTTAATGAAACGGATGATAATTTGACTATTGAAATTAATTCAGCTGCAGAAAATAAACGGAAATTGGATGAACTGAACTATGAATTTGCCAtgcttgaaaaatattcaataaaactcGAGGAATCTTTAAAACAATCACAACAAGACATTTCTAAAATATCCACAGAGACAAAGGACATTAATCCTCCTCAGGAGCCCACTAACCCACAGCTCAGTACAGAAGATATGACAGAACTACAACAACTACgtctggaagaacacaatcttAGACATTTAAATGACTCTCGTCTGCAGGAATTGGAAACAATGCAGAAAGAGATTGACAGGCTGACTGTGTTAGTGGAGAGTGGGAATGAGAGAGTGGACTATCCAGACTTGTCTGTCGAGTTGTCATCAGTGAAAAGACAGCTTTCCACCTGCATTTCTGACTTGGCAAGAGTGAAGGCCAGACTGACAGAAAGCAACGAATTGAATTATATTCTTAAAGTAGCAATTCAGCAGATTAAAGATGATTTAAAAATCGGGAAAGAAATATCAGAGAGTCAGAAGGTGGAGGATATTATTAGGCTGACTGAACAACTAGCAGGCAAAGAAAAGGAATTAGAACTGGTTAAGCTGGAGAATGAGCAATATGCTTTAATAAAAGAACACACGAATGACGTccacagagaaatgagacatctTATAAATAGTCTGCAGGCATTTAATAAGcaattgaagaataaaaataataaatatcacaTTAAACTAAATGAAACTCTCAGAAATAACGAGGTTAGTTACTAATGTGACACCACTAGATCAATCTACCTGATTTTGCCGGGTAttttattactaattaattaactaattattatAGAACAGAATTACatatttttgaagaatttgaGGTTTATAGTTATTAGTTTATTGATAGTATTCATTGGGAACAATCAGCGAGTTGGACAAGGCTAGGGACCTTTGTTCAGAACTAATAAGAAGACTGAAGGAATCAAGTGAGAACGAAAAGAGTCTACAAAGATGTATAAACCAGCATAGAATTACCAACGAAGACATTAAACGTAAACTGACGTGGCATAAACAGGTAAACTTGGTTATTTGGAGCCACTTTAAGCAAGAAGATACTCTAATGCAGGAAATGGAAGTGACAGGCCAAGCTTTAGAAGATATGCAGGAGAGGAATCGAGTTCTAATAGACCAGTTGACTGCAAAAGAGCAAGCCTATGTGGGACTGTTAGCCGAAGTATTAATTTGTTATGAAACATTGAAGAGAATAAAGCATAGACATGTCATTGATGAGCTCAACAAGGAGAAGGAGGAGTGGAGACAACAGGAGGGACTACTTCGGAATCAGTTGGACACAACAATCCACATTAGTTCACAATTGGAAGAAAAGGAGAGTTCATTAACAAGACTATTGACTAATCTTGAAAGCGAGTGCAAGTTGAAGAGGCTTATTTGGAGTGTAGACTGAGAGATGATCGAATTGAGCTGAGTGGTCGTCGATACTCGGAAGTGCTGCAAAAGTGTGATGAGTTCAAAATAATATCTGACTCACATTACGACCAGTTGAAGGACTCACAACGATTATTGCAGGAGAAGAGTAAACTGGTGAGAGACGGGCATTTCCGTGAGAGAAGATATGAGGTTGTTATGATTTGTCATTTTTGTTAGGAGGAGATTGATGGATTGAAGAGAAAGTTGGCCAAGATATCAAAGTTGAGGGGAGTGgagggagacagtatgttgttgGATGAGATTAAGGAACTGAAGGTAGTCGAATGTGAGGGAATGTTTAGGACAGACTGACATGTCCGTGTTGTAATATTCATAGGAAGAATGCAGTGCTGACAACCTGCTTTCATGTGTTTTGTTTGGAGTGCTTGACTCACCTATATCAGACGAGGAAAAGGAAATGTCCTAAATGTAATGCTTCTTTTGATGTGAATGAGTTTAAACGTATTTGGTTTGATTGAATTTTTTATTGTTCAATGCTTCAATTATGATAGGTGATAATTGTGTCCGACAATATGTATAACcaacataaattaacattttttattccGACATATAAGTCAAGTGATAGGAAATGCGTAATTAGTTTTTACTTACGCAAATGGTTTCTGTAAATGTTGAAAAATTGTATACAATGTATGTcgaaaaaacatttcttttgctGCATAAGAaactattttttgaaaatttttttagccCCAGGTGCATCATCTTTAATGTGATACTGCCATGTAATCAAAGTCTTGGTTACACAATCCAAATCGCGAGCGCTGAGAGTGACAGGTAATTTGACAGGCTCAACATCTgtcatgttaaattttttttataattacaaaTAGACAGTTAGAAAAGGGAGAAAGATTGTTTAAGACTACGCAGGTTAGGGCGCCCTCCCAGCCTCACGGATTGCGAAGCAGTTGCCACGGATTACGGCAATGGAGAGGCGTTGAAGAAGCCAAAAGGACTCTCTCGGGTCGTCCCTCCTTTTGGAGATTCTTCTCCCCAAACTGCGTAGGAAACAAAGCGACTTGCGGCCGAAGACCCCAGAGGTCTCAATGGCGATGAGCGTGAAAACGAAGCTGGAGAGATGACCGTATTTCAGGATTTTGAGATCTTCAGCGCGATTGGAAGCAAAGCCTGGGTCGACGGCCGACCTGGCTAGGTTCCCGTTGGAGAATGTGTCACAGCAAGTAGAATCCCATATAAGGAATTTTCCCTCTCAAAGGGGAATGTAGTTAAGCCGTCAGGAGAGGGGATGTAACCCGAACTCGTCCACAGTTCCGCCACAGCGACATTTATGGGTCTGACAAATTTTGTGTTGGTTAAGTATCGGAGTGAGTTTTTCGTACAAAGACCGACATACAATTTTGTCCCACTGGCGCTGGTTGTCCTCGGACTCAGGCCGCCTCGAATCAAACCGGGCCTACCATAAGAGACCTGCCGCGATGAAGTCTGCAGACACTTTCTGTTCGGGAAGGTTTCGGAGAACGATGTCTGAGAGAGTGCGCAAGGCAGAATGAGAGGACAGATAAGCCGGAAGAGCCAAATCGGAACAGTATCTCAGACCAAGCCCACCCCAGCGCACAGGTAAGGTCGCTTGAGACCAGCCAGAATCGTCGAAAGCAAGATTGCATAGGGAGTTCATACCAAGCTTAAGGATGTAATCGAAATCAGATATGAGGTCACTTCTGTGGAAACAGGGTGCACATCTTAGCGTATAAGGACCTTGGGGACAGAAAAGTGATTTCGCAGAAGGAAAAATGCGACGTGGGCCTCGATGTTTTTAAGCCTCTCGATCATTTTAGAAAGATTCGAAATTTTTTCCGAAAATGAAGCTTCTAGGGCGGAAAGACACATGGGAGCCCCAATGATAAAGGAAGTATAAACTAAAAAAGAAGgctaaaaaattgttttaatagaTCATTATTTCTTCAGGTCAATTAATTTTTATgactaaaaaattatttattcgtttgaatatttaattaattttatttcacgtttttttgttatttgattgTAATGGTTAATCGCAAATGGATTGATTCTTATGTCCAATATGGATTTACCAAATATACTGGATCTGAAAACGTGCATAAAGCGCAGTCCATGATATGCGACGTCATAATGGGAAACAACTTTTTGAAGCTGTCACAATTAAAATGACATAAGGAAAAAACTCACAAAATGTTGAAACTGTCAAAAGTTTTATTGCTATCTTATGTAAAAATGCACTGGAAGTGATAATTCCTTTCCAACCACTTATTTATGTGAAATGGAAATGTCTTGTTATTCTGAAAAGTAAAGTTTGTAGCCGACTTAAGCTGGAAGACGATATGAGAATGGCACTTATTAACATTGTACCAAAAATTGAACAGCTAGTTTCTGAAAAGCAGAATCAAAAATCACACTAACTCTAAATACtatgattttttaattttgttagtttttttattaaattgttttgttACTGGTGGTCCCCGGTAAAAAAAGGTTAAGAAACACTGTAATAGACAGAAAGCTCtattttcaagattctttatttaATCACAGGCTTGTTATTGCCTTGACTAACTCACACGAGATGCAAACAATTGCGGAAGAGAGGCTGAAAAATTAAACGACATTTTCATGAGTCATGGCCCTTGCTGATATATACACTCTGATAAGTTATCTGTTATCAGTGATAACAGAATTCAGAAATACGGTGCACCGTCATATCTTTGCCCCGATCGCAGTGGAGACGTCGGGAGTCCTCGGTCCCATAAgtaaaaaattccttattaaactggGGGACCTGGCAAGCAGAAGGAGAAATAATCATCGGAAACGAACATGGTTTTTCCAACGaatatcaatagccatcttgaTGGAATTTccattccatcttatcctctgctgctaattaaataaattctaatCAATTTACTTATTAATACTTACGACAATTGAATTCAAAAATATTCACATTTCTAATTTATGTAAAGAATTCAAAATTACTCATGGAAGGCCGAACAATCAGGGGATATTTGAACGATTTGATCGGAGAATTACAAGGTTTTTATCCAAATTGATGGCCTCGGATGATAAACAAGAGTGGATAAAACACATTCGAAAGGGTGTATTTTTATGCAATCAGAGCTCATTCGTCCACTTGtaaattgcatttttattttctagGCGCTAATCCACTTCAAAGATATCGTGGTATTCCTGGATTTAACATTGTTGCTGAATCAGATGttgagaaaaatttaaaaagttcTGATATAGTAGAATTGGAAGTGTAGAAAACCCTGAAATTTAGAATAAACgttttttattgctatttattaaAAGATGATGACTAACTGTTTAATTCTGAGAGGATAATTTGCATGAATAGGAAGATGGGAGTCCATCAATCAAAATATGAATTTATGACCTCCTTGCAAACGAGCTAAGGCGGATACACCAGTGCAAAGTCAATGCCATTCCGTGTGTGATGAAATGGGATAGActggtcaccaaataccacaagcggtacAGCTAAGtgtagataagtctctacaggcttatatacagtcaactgttcttaagagAACTGTGGAGagtgtctcgtttgatgctcgcCGATTCAGCCCTTTCCTGGCGCTGGACTGCACCTTCTCGAAGGTCTAAAGTGccaaagaagaggaggaagaaagggaGGAGGTGCGTGGAGTGCCATCCTCTGTTCACTTCTGGACTTGGAAAATTATTTagataattagtttcttttttatttctgacAATCATCAACATTGATGGATCGCTTGCAGCGCTTGATCACTATCTGCGCTCTCgacaaaatatgttttaaatatctTCTTGTTCTCCTGGAATGACAGTAAGCGTCCAGATGGAACGACTATCCTTCTTTTTCGGGAAGAAAAGTCCCTCGTGTAGGATGGCACCTGCATCGACTCTTTTTCTGGACGATCCTACCTAAGACTCTCAGCAACCCGGGCTCTGGTTCTCCTCATGCTGAAGAGTCAAAAAAATGACTATGTATTTCGAATAGAACAGCTGTGCCACGCACAACAGCCAATAAGATCGTTTGGATTAGGAAAATAAATTTTCTAGTATCTTTAGAGCATAATGAACAGAGGCAGCCAGATTTTGTTGAGATAATTTTAGACTGCAGGCCAACATGTATCTAGCCAATTTTAATCAacacttattttttgtaaaacttAAATGCCCCGACAGGGACTCGAACCCTAGACCTTCGCGTTATTAGCACGACGCTCTAACCAACTGAGCTACCGGGGCATTTTTATATgacaaatctataaaaaaaaaacttttacactttatatattttataaaagattTCAATTTGCATCAAACTAAAAGGAACTTTTTTGGAATAGCTTTTCCTGCACCGATActttaga encodes:
- the LOC115226876 gene encoding E3 ubiquitin-protein ligase Bre1-like, with product METEELEKEFQRRVEYSNTLMLILHQVFEGFPIYIKDHRLVTKLDKLTTFYNTLKESPDSAIQENLKLLSADLVTQLTNENLNETDDNLTIEINSAAENKRKLDELNYEFAMLEKYSIKLEESLKQSQQDISKISTETKDINPPQEPTNPQLSTEDMTELQQLRLEEHNLRHLNDSRLQELETMQKEIDRLTVLVESGNERVDYPDLSVELSSVKRQLSTCISDLARVKARLTESNELNYILKVAIQQIKDDLKIGKEISESQKVEDIIRLTEQLAGKEKELELVKLENEQYALIKEHTNDVHREMRHLINSLQAFNKQLKNKNNKYHIKLNETLRNNEVSY